A stretch of Triticum aestivum cultivar Chinese Spring chromosome 1D, IWGSC CS RefSeq v2.1, whole genome shotgun sequence DNA encodes these proteins:
- the LOC123183268 gene encoding WRKY transcription factor 28, translating to MSGSAAASGGDLGGGQIYGDHVFFQSQSACGGGDGGGVIPSTYSSITDYLHGLLDPAELAKHLDVPPCYPTMRDAIGAVATPVTPNSSTSGEAAGAESHGCKRGSPSPEEGDEDRSADHGSCRSEKKKTKEGKREKKPRGSRVAFATKSEVDHLDDGYRWRKYGQKAVKNSSFPRSYYRCTAAQCGVKKLVERSQQDPSTVVTTYEGRHAHPSPVAAHCGSRMLMGTGVDTVYSLDVLQHQHRGFFPAGTDVYGRMCAPPSTAASVVAHRSSEYGGMQAQAGLLPDAVMSYEHVHP from the exons ATGTCCGGATCAGCAGCAGCAAGCGGAGGAGACCTCGGCGGCGGCCAGATCTACGGCGACCACGTCTTCTTCCAGAGTCAATCAGCATGcggcggtggcgacggtggtggtgTCATCCCGTCGACCTACTCCAGCATCACCGACTACCTGCACGGGCTCCTCGACCCCGCGGAGCTCGCCAAGCACCTGGACGTACCTCCGTGCTACCCGACGATGAGAGACGCGATCGGCGCGGTAGCGACTCCGGTCACGCCCAACTCGTCgacgtccggcgaggcggcgggggccGAGTCCCACGGGTGCAAGAGAGGCAGTCCATCGCCGGAGGAGGGAGACGAGGATAGATCGGCCGATCATGGCAGCTGCAG GAgcgagaagaagaagacgaaggaggggaagagggagaagaagccgcgTGGCTCCCGTGTGGCATTCGCAACCAAGAGTGAGGTCGACCACCTCGACGACGGCTACCGCTGGCGCAAGTACGGCCAGAAGGCAGTCAAGAACAGCTCCTTCCCAAG GAGCTACTACCGGTGCACGGCGGCGCAGTGCGGGGTGAAGAAGCTGGTGGAGCGGTCACAGCAGGACCCGTCCACGGTCGTCACCACCTACGAGGGTCGCCACGCGCATCCGAGCCCCGTCGCCGCCCACTGTGGCTCGCGCATGCTGATGGGCACTGGTGTCGACACCGTCTACTCGCTCGACGTGCTCCAGCATCAACATCGTGGCTTTTTCCCGGCCGGTACCGACGTCTATGGGCGCATGTGCGCACCGCCCAGTACCGCCGCCTCGGTGGTGGCACACCGGTCGTCGGAGTACGGTGGCATGCAGGCGCAGGCCGGTCTTCTTCCCGATGCCGTGATGAGCTATGAGCATGTGCATCCTTAA